The Mesorhizobium sp. M3A.F.Ca.ET.080.04.2.1 genome contains the following window.
GGATTGAGCGACACGCCAAAGAACGGGTCGCCGATCCGGTCATGGATTGCCTTCCACAGGTCGCCACCGCGAACGCCGATGCCGATCGTCTCGTACCAGTCGACGACCGCGGCGAAATAGGGCGATACCAGCTTTTCGACGTAGTCGCCGATCGCCTTCGGCAGTTCGGCGGCGCTTTCGGCCAGGAAGCCGGCGCGGGCATTGAGCGAGCCCCGGATACCGTAGGCCATGGTGATCGGATCGCCGCGCTTGATTAAGTCCAGGCTGGGGCTGGGCAGGCCGTAAGCAGCACGCCGGCCGGCCGAGAGCATCGGATGGCAGCACTGGGGCAGGCCGTTGATGCCCATCAGCCTGGCGGCCTGCAATTCGGTCATGCCGGGCTCGATGCCTTGCAGGACGTTGCGCAGCCCTTGCGAGGTATAGGTGGCGGCGAATTCGAAGCTGGCAAGCTGGTCGGCCTCGTTGATGGCGCGCAGGCCATCCGCCGGGTTCATCAGGAGGTCCGCCGCGTTCAGAACCAAGCCGCGCTCGCCGGCAAGTCCGCGCAAGCTGTCGGCGATGAAGGAGGGCAGATCGAGCGTCGCTTGGCCAAAGCCGGCATCGTCGGCGCCGAATGGCTTCCAACCGATGGCTCCGATGCGCTGACCGGCTTTCAAACCGCAATCGGCCAGTATGTCGGGCAAGGCCTTGGAGCGGTCGCGCGGCTGCGCCGGAAGCGAAAAGGTCTGGTAGAGGATGCGCCGATAGGGCCCGTCGCAAAGCTCGGCGTAGCCCCAGCCCTCATTTCCGACCAGCAGACTCGGTTCCCTGCCGGGAGCGACGACGAGCAACGCCTCTTCGAAGCGCGGGTCATAACCTGAAAGATATGCGATGTTGGCCGCATGCTCGCGGTCGCCATATACGGCCACGGCGTCGAAGCCGGCCTTGCCGGCGCGCTCCAGCAGCATTTCGATACGTGCCAGGTAAGCGGAGCGCGGGAGCCGCGGCATCACCGTCGGCTCGCCGAATTCTGGGAGTGACACGGTCTTCAGGGCAACGGCCGAAACGGGCATGGTTAGGGCTCCGCGGGGACTATCGTGGGGGCGGCCCCGGCGAGGCCACCCTGCATCGGTGGCCGCAAAAGGCAAACTATGCAATAGGCTTGCAGCAAACCATGTGATCCCGGAGCCGGTAGCCTGATGAATAGTTTTCCTTCTCGTGTCGCCGCTGCGGCCGAGGCGATCCGCGGGATCTTTCCGGAAACGCCGCTGCAGGAGAACGACTATCTGTCGAAGAAGACCGGCGCACGCATTCTTCTCAAGCGCGAGGACCTGACGCCAGTCCGCTCCTACAAGATCAGGGGGGCCTTCAACTTCTTCCGCAAGGCGCTCGCCGCCGGCAACAACGCGGAACTGTTCGTGTGCGCCTCGGCCGGCAACCACGCGCAGGGCTTCGCCTTCGTCTGCCGCCATTTCGGCAAGAAGGGCGTCGTCTTCATGCCGGTGACGACGCCGCAGCAGAAAATCGACAAGACGCGGCTGTTCGGCGGCGATTTCGTCGAGATCAGGCTGATCGGCGATTTCTTCGACGATTGCTACCGCGCCGCCTTCGAATTCACCGAGAGCGCCGGCGCGCATATGGTGCCGCCCTTCGATCACAAAGACATCATCGAGGGCCAGGCGACGGTCGCCTGCGAGATCGCCGCTCAGATGCCCGGCGGGCGCATGCCCGACTTCATCATGCTTCCGGTCGGAGGCGGAGGGCTCGCCGCCGGAGTAACGCACTACTTCGCCGACCTGCACCGCGACACGCGCTTCGTCTTCTGCGAGCCGGCGGGAGCGCCAAGCCTCAAGGAGAGTCTCGCCAGCGGCAAGCGGGTAAGGCTTGCCAAGGTCGACAATTTCGTCGATGGCGCGGCGGTGGCGGAAATCGGTCGCGAGCCGTTGCGCTACCTGAAGGAATTCACGGCCGACGCCATGCGGCTCATTCCGGAGAACCGGCTCTGCGCGACGATGATCGAAATGCTCAATGTCGAAGGCGTGGTGCTCGAGCCCGCCGGCGCATTGGCAATCGATGCGCTCAAGGATTTTTCGCGCAAGGAGATCAGGGGCAAGACGATCGTCGCGGTGGTTTCGGGCGGCAATTTCGACTTCGAACGGTTGCCGGACGTGAAGGAGAGGGCGCTACGCTTCGAGGGCCTGAAGAAGTATTTCATCATCCGTTTCCCGCAGCGGCCGGGCGCACTGCGCGATTTCCTCGAGATGCTCGGTCCGGACGACGACATCGCTCGCTTCGAGTATCTCAAGAAGTCGGCGCGCAATTTCGGCTCGGTGCTGATCGGCATCGAGACCAAGGACCGACGCAATTTCGACCTGCTGAAAGCCAATTTCGACGCCGAGGGCGTGCAATATCAGGACATCACCGACAACGAGACGCTGGCCGGGTTCATCATATGAGCGGGCCCGAGGCAAAGACCTTCGTGGCGCTCTTCTCCGGCATCAATGTCGGGGGCAACCGCATCGTCAAGATGGCGGAGCTTCGGACATTCTTCGAGGAACTCGGCTTTCGCGGCGTCGCGACCTATGTGCAGAGCGGCAACGCGGTGTTCTGCGCGAATGGGGATGCCGCGGCGCTGAGGAAGCAACTCGAAGCGGCCTTCGAGAAGAAATGGGGATTCCATTCGCGCATCATGGTGCGCGATTGTGCCTGGTTCGAGCAGATGGTGAAGGACAACCCCTATCCGGAGGTTGCCGGCGAGCCGACCAAGCTGCACGCCTGTGTGCTTGAGCGCGAGCCAACCGCGGAGGAGACAAAGCGGCTCGCGGAAAAATGCACCGGGCCGGAGCGGTTCGAGATCAAGGGTGACGTGCTCTATCTGCATGCGCCGGACGGGCTCGGCAAATCGGTGTTTGCCAATCTCATCGGGCGAACGCTCAAGGTGCCGGTCACGGCGCGGAACTGGCGCAGCGTCCTTGCCCTGCTCGAGATGGCGGGCAAGGCCGGTCACGCATAGCCGTTTTATGCAGCCTCGCTTGGAGCCTGCTTCCAATCGAAGGTCAGTTCCTCGCGGAAGGCGAAGCGCTTGATATGGTCGGCGACGACGGTTTCCAACCGTTCCAGCGTGGCCGCATCATCGGCGGCGACAGCAATGTGGAGCGCGGCGGCATCAGCATCCATGACGGTGCGGCCGAGCGACAGCTGAATGGCGCCGTGATGCGGGTCGAATTCGACCGGAAACTTGTGCGCCCAATGCTTGCAGAGCTGCTGCAGATAGCGACTGGCATGTTCGGTGGCGACGTCGGCGCGGCTGGTCAGCATAAAATTCTCCTCGCGGATCAGAAAAAGCGTCAGCCTGGCCGGCTGCCGTCAGCTGCATAGATAGGCACCCTGTTGCGAAACGCGAGGGCGACCCGCTGCCCCCATTGGGCGCTCTCGTTCGCCTGGACCGGAACGGCTTCAAATTTGCGCGAGCCAGAGTTCCCGGCGCAGCTTCGAAACCGGCCTCGGTCGCTATGCAAAAATGGTGTTCAGGATAAAGCCAAGTCCTTATGCTGGCGCAGGCCATCAAACGGACCGACAATGCGCCAACAGGCCGGGATGGGGCCTTGGATCAGATAGAAAGGTCGACTGAGGAGACGTATGGGTAAGCGCAATCGATTGGAAGGGCAGACCGCTCTAATAACCGGAGGCGCCAACGGCGCAGGTGCAGCATCAGTGGTTGCTTTCCTTGAGGAGGGCGCGAAAGTGGCGTTTGTCGACCGCAATGGCAACGCCGGACGTGCCTTGGAGACCAGGCTGCGCAACGAGGGCCACCAAGTTCTATTCATCGAGGCTGATGTCGCGATCGACGAGCAGGTAAATCGAGCTGTTCAAGCCACTTACGATAAGAAGCGCGTTGCGCTGGACTGACGGCTACCAGCTCCCCGTGTTCGGCATCGAGAGCCAGGGCTCGGCCTTGGGTTTTGCCGGACCTTTCTGCAGCAACTCGATCGAAATGCCGTCGGGCGAGCGGATGAAGGCCATGTTGCCGTCGCGCGGCGGCCGATTGATGGTCACGCCATTGTCCATCAGCTTCTGGCAGGTGGCGTAGATGTCGTC
Protein-coding sequences here:
- a CDS encoding M24 family metallopeptidase yields the protein MPVSAVALKTVSLPEFGEPTVMPRLPRSAYLARIEMLLERAGKAGFDAVAVYGDREHAANIAYLSGYDPRFEEALLVVAPGREPSLLVGNEGWGYAELCDGPYRRILYQTFSLPAQPRDRSKALPDILADCGLKAGQRIGAIGWKPFGADDAGFGQATLDLPSFIADSLRGLAGERGLVLNAADLLMNPADGLRAINEADQLASFEFAATYTSQGLRNVLQGIEPGMTELQAARLMGINGLPQCCHPMLSAGRRAAYGLPSPSLDLIKRGDPITMAYGIRGSLNARAGFLAESAAELPKAIGDYVEKLVSPYFAAVVDWYETIGIGVRGGDLWKAIHDRIGDPFFGVSLNPGHLIHIDEWMHSPVFPGSTIELKSGMALQVDVIPATGTDYFTTNIEDGIALADQALREEIAARYPQAWARIEARRAFMAEALGIRLKPEVLPFSNIPAFLPPFWLSRNSAMAVTRR
- the ilvA gene encoding threonine ammonia-lyase IlvA, whose amino-acid sequence is MNSFPSRVAAAAEAIRGIFPETPLQENDYLSKKTGARILLKREDLTPVRSYKIRGAFNFFRKALAAGNNAELFVCASAGNHAQGFAFVCRHFGKKGVVFMPVTTPQQKIDKTRLFGGDFVEIRLIGDFFDDCYRAAFEFTESAGAHMVPPFDHKDIIEGQATVACEIAAQMPGGRMPDFIMLPVGGGGLAAGVTHYFADLHRDTRFVFCEPAGAPSLKESLASGKRVRLAKVDNFVDGAAVAEIGREPLRYLKEFTADAMRLIPENRLCATMIEMLNVEGVVLEPAGALAIDALKDFSRKEIRGKTIVAVVSGGNFDFERLPDVKERALRFEGLKKYFIIRFPQRPGALRDFLEMLGPDDDIARFEYLKKSARNFGSVLIGIETKDRRNFDLLKANFDAEGVQYQDITDNETLAGFII
- a CDS encoding DUF1697 domain-containing protein; amino-acid sequence: MSGPEAKTFVALFSGINVGGNRIVKMAELRTFFEELGFRGVATYVQSGNAVFCANGDAAALRKQLEAAFEKKWGFHSRIMVRDCAWFEQMVKDNPYPEVAGEPTKLHACVLEREPTAEETKRLAEKCTGPERFEIKGDVLYLHAPDGLGKSVFANLIGRTLKVPVTARNWRSVLALLEMAGKAGHA
- a CDS encoding DUF2218 domain-containing protein, with translation MLTSRADVATEHASRYLQQLCKHWAHKFPVEFDPHHGAIQLSLGRTVMDADAAALHIAVAADDAATLERLETVVADHIKRFAFREELTFDWKQAPSEAA
- a CDS encoding SDR family NAD(P)-dependent oxidoreductase; its protein translation is MGKRNRLEGQTALITGGANGAGAASVVAFLEEGAKVAFVDRNGNAGRALETRLRNEGHQVLFIEADVAIDEQVNRAVQATYDKKRVALD